A stretch of the Takifugu flavidus isolate HTHZ2018 chromosome 1, ASM371156v2, whole genome shotgun sequence genome encodes the following:
- the si:ch211-59o9.10 gene encoding uncharacterized protein si:ch211-59o9.10: protein MDSIDGSFDYSFSVDSPTGLNQGFLLNTDNATDSNMYGVIPETPSPQPSKRRRSDREEHLNPEAVSSSSSEELFSSGERKSLCSRKRRCLVAGSRKRSVSLTASPEQSIFDLSPTVRTLPEESYLSSASSTSSSVVELDVQVVDSPVASPSPANSPSPEADRTRSWESLTMSAASSASPLPAALQSDFLFSLTDVERRQLCGGHEENLAAVTEILDRSHARLEQEQADEEFARYLQAQFDEEQASSRQQQRSYRYHRSVHHNLRQREPQNSGLGRFPRSQDPLEGDYEALLQFEEQQGAVVVRSLSSQEISRFPTKKFGSGTCAGSAVCNVCLCDYTDGETLRTLPCLHSYHRDCIDHWLKDNPVCPVCRTDLTDSETLHTQHS from the exons ATGGATTCCATCGACGGCTCCTTTGATTACAGTTTTAGTGTGGACAGTCCGACGGGTCTGAACCAGGGTTTCCTGCTCAACACCGACAACGCCACAGACTCCAATATGTACGGCGTTATCCCAGAAACACCCAG TCCACAGCCCAGCAAACGCAGGAGAAGTGACAGAGAAGAACATTTAAATCCA gaggctgtcagcagctcttCTTCTGAAGAGCTGTTCTCCAGTGGGGAACGAAAGTCTCTGTGTTCACGCAAGCGCAGGTGCCTGGTTGCTGGGAGCAGAAAACGTAGCGTCAGCTTAACTGCCTCACCAGAACAGAGCATCTTTGACCTTTCTCCAACTGTGAGGACTTTACCTGAGGAAAGCTACCTGTCAtctgcttcctcaacctcctcatcAGTAGTGGAGCTGGATGTTCAGGTGGTGGATTCTCCTGTGGCCAGTCCTTCCCCTGCAAACAGTCCCAGTCCCGAAGCTGACAGGACAAGGAGCTGGGAAAGTCTGACCATGTCAGCAGCCTCTTCAGCCTCACCGTTGCCAGCAGCTCTTCAGTCcgattttcttttctcccttaCTGATgtggagaggaggcagctctgTGGGGGGCACGAAGAGAATTTAGCAG cagtgacagaaatCCTTGACAGAAGTCACGCTCgcctggaacaggagcaggCAGACGAAGAGTTTGCTCGATATTTGCAG GCCCAGTTTGATGAAGAGCAAGCCAGCTCTCGCCAGCAGCAGAGGTCATATAGG TACCACAGATCTGTCCATCACAACCTACGGCAGAGAGAACCTCAAAACA GTGGCTTGGGCAGGTTCCCCCGCTCTCAAgatcctctggaaggtgattaCGAG GCCCTCCTGCAGTTTGAGGAGCAACAGGGTGCAGTCGTGGTCAGAAGTCTTAGTTCACAGGAAATTTCAAGATTTCCCACCAAAAAATTTGGGAGTGGCACCTGTGCAGGAAGCGCTGT GTGTAACGTTTGCTTATGTGATTATACTGATGGGGAGACGCTGAGGACCCTGCCGTGCCTCCACAGCTATCACAGGGACTGTATTGACCACTGGCTCAAA GATAACCCAGTATGCCCAGTCTGCCGAACCGACCTGACTGACAGCGAAACCCTACACACCCAACACAGTTGA